The sequence AGCAGGAAGGATGTGTGGGTAATgcatatatattttcttttttcaaaagtcAGTAGGACTGtaaaattatttataaattatttaaatatataataagTTTTGCAAATAAACTGAATACCAAAGAAAATTTTTCAGTCCCTGTGGTGACTCCCAACTCCACACAAGGGAAATGGAAACCTACAGTACATTGtacactggggagaaaaggtagAAAGTTACATTTTTGCTACATGCTCTAAGGGAGTTTGTTTGAATATTCAACAGTGTCCAAAAAATCTTGTTTAAAGCAATGAGACCAATCTGCATTTTTAAAGCTATAGTCACTTCACATCATGCCTATCAGACCATATAATGAATACAAATGTCAAAAATCAATTTTACACAGCACAGAACGAAAATTAAGTTCTCCAGAGCCCCATTCTGCTTTCAACTGTTAAACTCAAAATACATCattaaaaagacacacaaactaatGCTAGCACGTGAAAATATTTCCTTGAATATGTTAGTCTTTATTCAACTTTTTAGCTATGACTCTTCCATTCAGAAGCTGGAGAGAATCTTTCCATTAGTTTGTCTCACTGGTTAATTCTGGATAAAAAGATTTTGCAGAAtttgacatttaatttaatttttcatttatatTCGGTTATTCATAGTTTACATAACCTTTTCAAAGTTGTACCTTACAATGTATGGAACTtaagattaaaataaaactctACTTTTAACATAACATGTTCTATAATGTAAAAATATTCTACGTATGTTTAACACATCAAGAATGTTAGGCATTTATTTTGTTGAGGGAAAACTATTTTATGCATGTTTCAGTATAAAAAACAACTAATTGTTTCGTATCAATGTGTCCATTAAATTGGGTGCCACACAGTGTTTAATTTCCGCAACTACAGTATAATACTGCATTTACAAATACAGAATAACTATTCAAACATACGTAACAGTTTTAAACAACTGCAAATTTGAGATGCTGCTTACTTTTTCTCCCATTGTGGCAACTTTACATCTTTGAAAGAATGAGTGCTTAATTATCAAAACTATTATAAAAATAGCAGCATTCTACTAAAACATGAAAAGCAGACCCATGCATTAGGAGTTTGAATGcagatttctgccttcctttTAGATTATCAAAATCTTTTCAAGTTAACTTCAAGGCAAGGGGTATACAGAAAGACACTGCATAGTATGATTGGACACTAATCTGAACTGGGTATTTAATCAAAATCCATGATAATTACAGGGTAaacaattttatttcaaaatacaagTTTAACTGGAAATGTAATGATGAAAGCGTAAGAGGCAAAAATGCAGACTTTTACAGCAGATATTACTCTGTCTCACTTCCATCCAGATGTAAGAGCTCTAATTTGTGAAAAGACAAAATAGTTGTGGCATTTCATTTAGCCTTTAAGATAATCCAGCATTATGTTTCTAAAGAAatataaatactttaaaacaaacactgaaaataaattctCATTTGATGTAATAAGCTACACTCATTATTGATGTTTCAGTCTTCTTAAAAGAAAGGGATTTTACCCAATATATCAATGTAGAATAATCCTTGGAGGAAAAAAGTTGGAATGTAAACCTCAACTCAATTTAGATCTGTaagtagggggggaaaaaaaaaaaaagacagcacagTGAGACAGATAATTTTGACCATGTGAGCAAACAAACAATTCTACCTTTAAGATGTATTTTAATAACTTCTTATCTTAGAGAACAGAAGATTCACAACtcatttcacaatttttttttttgcccccagtttcctttgccatttttTGTTAATGAGTACGTAATCATTTGCCCCTTTCCTCCCAACTCATCTCTTCCAGAGAAGTTAATGATCAAGGTAAAATCATCGCAATGAGTAAACAGTAAAATGCAAACAGGCAGGGCTATGATTTTCCtgaagaagcaaaaagaaaaataatccgAGTTGTGAGGTGAAGTTCCAAATCAAAACACAAATATAGTTTaagaagtcactggcaaaatgaACTTGTTTCTGTTTAAATCTTCCTACTACAAAGATGCTCCAGCATACAAATCACATAACTTTTTCACACTAACTGTGAATTTGAGCTCATTTTACTCATCGAGTCTGAAACTGGATTAAAGAGAAACTACAAGCATACTAACACGTCACAGTGTTTCTTCATACTGTTTTATTCTGCCCTCTTATCCTTTGGGCGGAAATCTTGTTCTCTGCCTGCTACACCTAACTTATAGGTATTGTACCCATCTTATACTCTATAAATGATTAATAACCAGTCTCAGCTgcactttaaaatacattttcccccACTTAAAACTCCATGCTCATATGGCACACTGTTTTCAGAATTTGCCTGAGGAGTCAGAGGATGGGATTTTGAGTCATTGTTCATTTTGAGGGTGACTTatccactagagcagtggttttcatccTGGGGTCCGCTGACTAcctctaagattttcaaaggggtcccctccctccatttgaaatattttaggggtccacaaatgaaaaaaggttgagaaccactgcactagagctCTGAAATTGTCACATTAACTTGATTAATCTATAGTGACTGCTGAGGTTGACTACATTCCTGCAGCCATAATGTGGTAATTTATTTCTAGCTCCCATAAACAGCGTTAAAGATCAAACTTTGACAGGTATGAAATTCTGTTATTAAAAATCTGAAGCAATATTCACTGTATGACAGCCTACAAATCTTTGATCTATGACTATGCAGAGGTCTGCAAGAAGTGCCATAACTCCAAGGACAGGATTTTTGACCAATTTCACTTAGTCACTGGACAGCCTTTGAGAAATAATATCTAGCCTCGTTAAAGACTTCAAAGCTTTAATACATTATGCAACCTAAATTAAGTAGTAAACAAAGCAGTATTATCAAGAGTTGGTGCTTTAAATATAAATGTAGTATTCTTATTACTTACATCATCAATGTCCTCATCATCATCTCCAATATCATCAAACTGGATTTCATCATCATCACCAGGTCCAAATGTGTCTGTTTCATTGATTTTAGCTAAAtagagagtttaaaaaaagttaatgcaCATATTAGAAACTGACAATTCTCTGTGGGCTACTGACCACATTTGTGTCTACTGACTTCCTATCTGATCTTGAAAGATTCTTACCATGTTCTGGAAGTTCCCCATATGCCTTCAGACTTCTGGCTTCATCTGCATTGTATTTTAGAATGACATCAGCCTTGTTATCCTAAGTAAGAGAACATTTGACAGCATTAGTCAGCATTGTGGAAATGTTTCCACCTCCTAAAATGACAGCTTAGCAAGGTGTGTGTTAGTTGGACAGCTGAATCTTTTTCAATCCTTATGTCCTGAAATCACCCCCGAAATCCTTAGTTCTCAACTTTTCTTCAGTTTGCCACTACAAGTGAAAGAGGTAAACCCACTATACAGAACATTATAAGTCTTCCCTCCCTGAAGTCCAATTTTTGTTAAGCATTCTAAACTGTTTTTTCAAGGTACATCTACATTTGTCATATCACAACGCTAAAGCTTTAGCTAGCATTAGCAGTCtaaattttatctctgcagctgtgtaataaaatatttctaaatggGTTGTTAATTTGTTGAAAGTCTATTTTGAAGAAATATAATTCTCTTCATAATTCCATTAGCAACAAAATTCACATTCCACTGCACTAACTGAACGTATATTTGTTATGAAAACAGCCCATTAAAACTCTGATACAACTGCCATTCACTGGACTCAACATATAGTTACTACAGGAAACTATTAGAGccacacattttaaagaaaaaacaatgtaGTCTCTGGATTCAGTGACAGACTAGGGCAGGATTCTTCGAACAGCAAAGGACTCAAAGAATACATTTATCTGAGTGAAATGGCTGGTGTGATAGACACGGcaattttctgcaatatccttgacaaaccttactgaattaaatcTAAGtgtctttggagtccattgtattaaatgcaaaggttatgtATTGTTGTGAGCCCTGGAAATGTTATGAACTTCAAAGAACTATACTGAACAATGGGCCacacaagaatggacttttggccAAACAATGTAAAGTGGTTTGCCTGGGGAATCTCGAAGGGGAAATGAAAGCAAATTCTCATCTCTGGTTATGAAAAAGCCCAGTCTTTGAAGCTACACCCTGAGGGGACCATTGTCTACTGAGTTCTTGTTCCCAGAATCTAAAGAGTAAAGGCCCAAGATGTGTAAAGGAAAGACTATCCGTGTGTGGCTGTTTTGTGCTAAAGCTATTATGAACTTAAAACAAAACTCTGGGGCCTGTTTAGGCAATCTGGCTTGATGGAAATATCACATTGTAGTCAGGGGAGTGAGGGCCAGGAGAGTGCAGCCTGGAGAGTGAGGGCCAGGTCTTCACCCAAGAGAGTGAGGGAAAGCAGCCAGAAGCCTAACAGTGGGAGCCCTTGCTAGACCACAAAGggagaaatacaggtgcagttacacTGAACTGTGACGGATGGCACCCTACCAGACTACTGGAGCACTTTGCTCCATTTGCCAGTGAAATGCACAGGAGCAGCTCACCAAGCAGCAATTTCTGAAAAGGTCAGAGGCATTCTGATGCCACAGGGCATATTCCGCACACACACAGTCTGAAGGGGCAATGCAATTTGGATGAAAACTGGTCCGCTTACCCATCAAGGAATTTGCCTTGtattacaaatataaaaataaccaAATATGAAACATATTTAACTTGATACAGTTAAACACATAGTAAGTGCCAGTTGAATAGAAATTATTTGCACAATGCTCTTCAGCAGACTTTTAGTGCCATTTAAGCCATAAACTATGCTATGCACTATAACACATACAAGTGCTAAATCAAGAAGAATATTTACCTGGTAGTCTCTTAAGCCAACCAATATAATATCAGATGTATTTATCCAAACCTGAAAGCCAGAAACAAGGAACATTTGTTAAAAACCCCCTCTACAAATCCACATTTGTCCATCTGCAATTTAACAGCAATAAGTTCAAACACTATACTTGTGGATCTACTAAAATATTAAAACTTAAAGTGCAGACACTATTTTTCCTAAACAAGACGACAAAGACATCCCCACTTCCTAACACTTGGTTTCAATATTATATTACATAACTGCTGGTGTGGGTAATAGTTGACCAAGCATGTTACAGAACTCCATCACTACAGGGAATCAAGTGATTTAGAGGTCTCCAGCCCTATGGATGGCTACTAAATCATTAAATTTGGGTAGGCCAAAGGAAGTCTGTAACCATTTTATTGACCGAGTTTCACAAAGGGATGGTGCGCAGAAAAGTAAAACTTCACAGTAAAGCGAATGCGAGGAAGAAGCCAAGCAGAAGAGAAAATGCAAGAATTCTAACCTGAACTGTTTCCGTGAATGACTATGTTAAAGTGATTTTCTAAAAGTTGAATTATTTTATTCATTAAAGAGATACTACGAACAGGTCATTTTTCAAAGATGACAAATTCGCATTAAAGGAAATGAAGATTAAAAATATGTTGAACTATTCACTGTGCATTATTCCAGTGGTTTATGTTGTTTTGGAGGTCTGCAATAAGGAAAAAGAGTCTTTCCTTATACTCAGCTTTAAttaactctttgaggcagggaccattcATTAAGCatttgtagagtgcctagcacgGTAAAGGATCCCTGACTTGAAGCCCCTAAGCACTACtgcaattcaaataaataatGTAGTAACTGGTATAAATATGATATtgcattaaatatttattaattaagTTTACTGGAATCCTAAATACTTACTGACATCCGGTAATgcaagggttctcaacctttttctttctgaggcctgtcccaacatgctataaaaacttcacGGCCCACCTGTATCATAACAACTACTGttctgcatgtaaaagccagggctggcactAGGGGGTaccaagcagggcaactgcctagGGCCTCATGCCACAGGTGCCCTGGCAGAGCTACATTGCCCACGCTTCAGCTTCAGCAGGTAGAGCTCTGGGCCCCTTGCGACAGGGCACTGGCTTtccgccctgggccccagcaagtctaatgctagctctgcttggcagccctcctgaaacctgcttgAGGCTCCCCAGGGAGCCTCGgacacctggttgagaaccactgctgtaatgCATGGTGCGAATAGGAGGCTTTTTTGTACCATAACAGGGAGAGAACTTCAGTGAGAAAGGTGCATCTCCTATCACTTACACAGACAGGGATGCAGACTATGTAGAAATCAGCCACACAGCTTCATAAGATCTATTGCAGACGCAGATATTAGAGACAGACTTGTGTTTGTGGTAGGACTTGTTAGGCTCCTTGCTTAAATGGATTTTTCCCAAACAGAGCATACACCATAAAAAAAGACTCAGGGAACTGGATTTTGTGTCTTTATCTAGATGTGTGTTAATGAAATGAAAGACAATTTAGTCAACTGATCACATGTCCTGCCTGTTAGtgtaaattcttttttttttgttttttttttgtttttactgtactTAACTTTCCTCTGCAAGCCTGACTGGCAACCAGGGGAACCTTAAGTTACCATTATCGtaagtgcataactggttggaaaactgttcctaaagagtagttatcagtggttcacagtcaagctggaagggcatatcaagtgaggtctcacagggatcagttctgttcaatatattcatcagtgatttagataatagcactgagagtacacttacaaagtttgtagACCATAccaactgggaggggttgcaagtgctttggaggataggaataacattcaaaatgatctggaaaaactgggAAATGGTAAGAAGTAAacgggatgaaattcaataaggacaaatgcaaagtattcacTTAGGAcggatcagttgcacacatacgaaatgggaaatgactgcctatgaaggagtactgtagaaagggatctgggggttaaaGCAGATCACAAGTTAAATGTCTCAACGGTGTAACACCACtacaaaaaaaggcaaacatcattctgggatgtattgacaggagtgttgcaagcaagacacgagaagtaattcttgcGCCATGCTGATTAGgtcttaactggagtattgttctgggtgccacatttcaggaaagatatggacaatttggagaaagagcaacaaaaatgattaaaggtcctgaaaacatgacctataaaggaagattgaaaaaattgggtttgtttagtctggaaaagagaaaactcaggggggacataacagttttcaagtacataaaatgttacaaggaggggggagaaaaattgttctcgttaacctctgaggatcggacaagaagcaatgggcttaagttgcagcaagggtggtttaagttggacattgggaaaaacttcctaactgccagggtggttaaatactggaataaattgcctagggaagctgtggaatctccatcattggagatttttaagagcaggttagaaaaacacctgtcagggacagtctagataatacttagtcctgccatgagtgcacggtactggactagatgacctctcgaggttccttccagtcctatgattaagGTTAGTTGAGTAGAATAGAGTGGAGTTACAAAAGCAGTCACTACACAGCCACTTTAATATTCGAAATGTGTCAATGAATTTAGTGGATTGTGCTGGGGTGCCTTTTTCCACAACTGAAAGTCTCCACAacttccagcccccgccccccctaaCTTGATTGAGAACACAACATGAAGTTCTGATTGTGTTTCGTAGCCTAGAAATATCTTGATTTATCTTGATTCacccactgttaaaaaaaaatccactcaagTTTTCTTTAAATCAGCAGCCTGAAAGTGGCACTACTTTCTTCATATGATTGTCACAATATATTTGAAGAAAAATTTCAGAGATTTTGGGCTTGAGTCTCAGTTATGCTatgaaaacaacaagaagtccggtggcaccttaaagactaagatttatttgagcataagcttttgtgggtaaaaacctcacttcttcagaggcATAGGACACTGTTGACTACATTGATAGGGTGGAgccttaaagtgggtgtaaatgaAGCTGAACTGAGATTCAAACCTTTTATTTATAAGCATCTTGATTGGCAATCAGCATTTTACTAAACTGGCCCTCCTAATTTCAGACTACAAAACAACATTCTCAGTTTGATCAACACTAAAACTTTTCTGTATTCACTGGTCAAAATCTTTGTTAATTCAGAGATAGCATTGACCACACGGGTCTTAGACCTTCCCGGAACGTTTCATGCCCCTAAACTTTAACCTCAGAAACccggaaatacagagttaaggtacaCAGAGATGCCCCACCCAGAGATGACTAGGACTATTGTGGATATACTGTAAGTATGTTTCACAGTCAGTGCTACCCTATAATAAACAGACAAGAGGAATGACTGAGTATGCCATTTTATGAACTGTATTCTCAGCTGCATGCATGAACTCCAACTACTCTTCACTATGTTAGGATAGCTGTAGTGACTGATTCGGGGATTACTTGCAGCTGGCACAGATTAGATTGATATGAAAAGAGGTGCATCTGGTGGTTTGTGAAGAGAAGGTGAAGTGGTTGAATATAAACCAGGCATAGTCTGCTTCTGCTCACTAAGCTCACCCTGAACACAACTTTGGCCTTAGTGAGGACATGGTCTGACAGTTCATCCTAGAGTACCTATGCGCCGTATCCACACTGTGACaggtgttactgaaatatgcaaTATCAGTGAGACTATTGTTCCAATGTTATAAATGTTATCTGTATCTTTATGAGCCAGAGATTGTACACTGGCAGGTTACCCAGCTCCCTCTAAGAACTAAAATCAGTGGGGGGTAATTACTGTAGACCTGGAACAGAAAAACTGTAGAGAAGTACCACCACTTGGGTGaattgcatatactggttcagaaCAGGTTCAAGAAGTCCAGGAGACAAAGAATGAGCCTATAGCGTCAAAGGCAAACCTGAACTGGCTGAGGAGCCTTCATTTTTGATCTGACAACTGACAGATTGTAACCAAGAGAGCAAATCCTGCTGAAAGGGTTTGAAGGACTTGGTTTACCATGTGGAAGATGGGGGATTTCCGGTAAACCTAGCATGTGTATAGATGTTTTGTTTTATGATATATTCTCTCTAATGCTTTTGTCCTAAAAATAAGTGTATTTTGCTTTGCACAGGCTGACTGGTCTTCACTGTTGTAGAACTTGAGAGAGAAACTGCAGTTGCTGAGGAAGAATTCCAGTCTGGTCGGGAGGGAGAGAATGTGAGTCCCTGTCTATAGAGAGGTGATAGAGGCCCGAATCCTAAGCGGACGTCTCTTAAGCAGACCAAGGATGAGGCAGAGGTGTCGTTAACCCCAAAACTGGGACACCCACATTGCTCCATATCATCTGGAAGC is a genomic window of Natator depressus isolate rNatDep1 chromosome 1, rNatDep2.hap1, whole genome shotgun sequence containing:
- the LOC141996124 gene encoding eukaryotic translation initiation factor 1A, Y-chromosomal isoform X6, whose product is MPKNKGKGGKNRRRGKNENESEKRELVFKEDGQEYAQVIKMLGNGRLEALCFDGVKRLCHIRGKLRKKVWINTSDIILVGLRDYQDNKADVILKYNADEARSLKAYGELPEHAKINETDTFGPGDDDEIQFDDIGDDDEDIDDI